AAGAAAATAAAGAGGGAATTAGTAAAAGATGTAGAAATTGTAAAATTAGGAGAGGGAGTTAATAAAACTCATAACTTAAATCCTAATGCTATAAAAAGAACTTTAGATTGTTTAAAAAAATATAAAGAAAAAGCCTCTTCTTATGGTGTAGAAAATATTAAAGCTTTTGCCACATCAGCTGTAAGAGATGCTGAAAATAGAGAGGTATTTTTACAAGAGGTTTTAAAGCTTGGGATAAAAATAGAGTGTATCTCTGGAAAAACTGAAGCTACTCTAAATTTCTTAGGAAGCTCTCTTGTATTTAAAGACAGAATTTTAGTTGTAGATATTGGTGGTGGAAGTACAGAATTCACTTTAGGAAAAGATAAATCTATTGATTTTATTCAAAGCATCAATATTGGAGCTGTAAGAGCAACAGAAAAATTCTTTAGTGACAATGATTATTCTGAGGAAAAACTAGAAAAATGTAAAGTCTGGATAAGAAAAAATCTTGAGATTTTAAAAACTATAAAAGATAGAGAATTTAAGTTAATTGGAGTGGCTGGAACTGCTACTACTCAAATATCTGTTAGAGATAAAATGGAAATATATGATAGTAGCAAGGTACATATGGCAACTTTAACTTTAGATGAACTTAAAGAAAACCTATCACTTTTTCTTTCGAAGAATTTTGAAGAGAGAAAAAATATTGTTGGTTTAGAAGAGAAAAGAGCTGATGTTATTATTGCGGGTACACTAATTTTACTTACAATTTTAGAAGAATTAAATCAAGATAAAATAATAATATCTGAATCAGACAATCTTAGTGGAGCTATAACAAGGGAGGAAGAAACAATGAGCGAAAGGTTAGAATGGATAATGGAGGCTTACGAAAGCTTTAGAAAATCTTCTGGTAGAAGATTGATAGCTGGAAATATATTTGACTATTTTATGCAAGACTTTAGAGGAGAAATGGCTGATGCTTATGATATAGCTACTAAAGAGGAGATCAGAGAGGATATTAAAACTTTAGCTGATATTATTTATCAAGAAGAAGATAAACATAAAAGAGAATTTTTAGTAGAAATTTTAGTTAATTTAGTTAAGATGTTAGGGTAATCAGAGGTGAAAAATTGAAAGAAAAACTATATTTAGATAGATGTTCAATTGGTGGTTGAGCAAGTAAAATAGGACCGGAAGTTCTTAGTGATGTTTTATCTACTCTTCCAAGTGTGGAAGATAAAAATCTGATTGTAGGTTTTGATAAGTCTGATGATGCTGCTGTATATAAATTAACTGATGAAATAGCAATGATACAAACATTGGACTTCTTTACTCCTATGGTTGATGATCCATATATTTTCGGACAAATAGCTGCTGCAAACTCTTTAAGTGATGTTTATGCTATGGGAGGTACTCCTAAAACAGCTATGAATATTGTTTGTTTTCCAGAAAAAATGGATATCAATATTTTAGGAGAAGTTTTAAGAGGAGGAGCTGAAAAAGTAGCTGAAGCTGGAGCTGTCTTAAGTGGTGGGCACTCTATTCATGATCCAGAGATTAAGTATGGACTTTCTGTAACTGGTATAGCTCATCCTGATAAAATTTTAAAAAATCATGGTTGTCAAAATGGTGATATACTGATCTGTACTAAAAAACTTGGTACTGGTATTGTAACTACTGCGTCTAAAGTAGGGTTAGCAAGTGAAAATGCTATAAATACATCTATAAAAAATATGACTACTTTAAATAAATATGCTGGAGAAATAATTGTCAAATATCCTGTTACTGCTTGTACAGATATCACAGGTTTCGGCTTTCTCGGACACGCCTATGAGATGGCATCAAATTCTAATAAAACTTTGATATTTGAAAAAGATTTCATACCTTTCATTGAAGAAGCTAAGGGATATGCACAAGATTTTCTTATTACTACTGGAGGACAGAAAAACAGAAATTTTGTAGGCAACAATGTAGATTTTCAAAATGTTCCTCTATGGTTGCAAGAAATTCTTTTTGATCCTCAAACTTCAGGAGGGCTGCTATTTTCAATCCCTGCTCAATATGTCAGTGATTTGATGAGAGAGTTTTCTTCAGCTAATGTTGATGCTGTAATTATAGGAAGTGTTGTAGAAAAAGAGAAAAAATTTATTATTGTGAGGTAAAAAATGAAAAATGAACTTTTTAGGCAACTGCCAAAAGTTGACATTCTTATGAATAATGCCTTATTAAAAGATCTTAGTCTTAATTTAGATTACAATAGTTTTTATGAAATAGTAACTACTGGAATAGATACTTTTAGAAATGAAATAAAGAACAATGAGATCAATAGTTTTACAGAAGAGGAAATTATACACGAAATCATATTATTAGCTAAAAAAAATGAAGAGAGAAAATTTAAAAATGTTATAAATGGTACTGGAGTTATTTTACATACAAATTTAGGTAGAGCTATTTTTAGTGAAAGAGTAGCTGAAAAACTGAAAAAAATAGTCACTGGTTACTCTAATCTTGAATTTGATCTAGCAACTGGTGGCAGAGGAAGTAGATATCAACTTTTAGAAGAGATTATCTGTAAGGTTACAGGAGCTGAAGGAGCTATGCTTGTAAATAATAATGCTGCTGCTGTAATTTTATGTTTAAATGAATTTGCTAAAAACAAAAAAACTATTGTTTCTAGAGGAGAATTAGTAGAAATAGGTGGTTCTTTTAGAATTCCAGAGATAATGGAACTTTCAGGAACAATTTTAAAAGAGGTAGGAACTACAAATAAAACAAATATTAGAGATTACGAAAGAGCCATTGAAGAAGATACAGGAGTTCTTTTAAAAGTTCATACCTCTAATTATAAAATAATTGGTTTTACTGATTCAGTAAGTAAAAATGAGATAGCTCAACTTGGAAAAGAAAACAGTATCATTACTATTGATGATATTGGTAGTGGAGTTCTTATTGATTATGAAAAATATGGCTTAAGCAAAGAGCCAACAGTTCAAGAAAGTTTAAAATCTGGTGTAGATATAGTTACTTTTAGTGGAGATAAAATGCTAGGTGGAGCTCAATGTGGAGTTATTGTAGGAAAAAAAGAGTTAATTGAAAGATTAAAGAAAAATCCTTTCACTCGAGCTTTTAGAGTTGATAAAATGAGTATTGCTGTAATGGAAGAAATTTTCAGATATTACTTAGATGAAAAAAAAGCTATAAATGAGATTCCTGTTTTAAAAATGTTAACTGAAAAACCTGAAAAAACTAATATAAGAGCTGAGAAATTAAGAGATCTATTAAAAGAAAAAGGGATTGAAACAAGAGTAATTAAAACAGAAGCTTTAGTTGGTGGTGGAGCTATGCCAGATGAAAAAATTAGAAGTTATGGTGTTGCTTTTAAAAACGATATTCACTCTTTAGAAGAGAGATTTAGAAAATGTGAAACTCCTATAATTGGTAGAACAAAAGAGAATATGTTTATTCTCGATCTAAAAGCTATTAGAGAAGAGGAATTTCAATATATTGTAGGAGAGGCAGAGAAAATAATATTATGAGAGATATTATAATAGGAACTGCTGGACATATTGATCACGGTAAAACTACTCTTGTTGAATTTCTCACAGGAAAAAATACAGATACTCTTCCAGAAGAAAAAAAACGTGGTTTAACTATTGATATAGGTTTTTCTTATCTTCAACTTGGCAACAATAGAGTGGGAATAATTGATGTTCCAGGACATGAAAAATTTATAAAAAATATGGCTGCTGGAACTTCTAGTATAGATTATGTTATTCTTACTATTGCTTGTGATGATGGAATTATGCCACAAACTATTGAACATCTAAATATCGCTTCTATTCTTGGGGTAAAAAATGGAATTGTAGTTCTTACTAAAAGAGATTTAATAGATCAAGAGAGATTAATCAATTTAAAAAAAGAGGTAGCAGAATTTCTCAAAGGTAGTTTTTTAGAAAATTCACAAATTATTGAGGTAAGTTTTAAAGATCCTAGCTCCTTTGAAAATCTAAGAAATATCTTGTCTCAAGAGATTAAAAATATTAAGATAGATTTAGATAAAAATAGGAAATTTAGATTGGACATAGATAGAGTTTTCTCTGTTAAAGGGTTTGGAACAGTTGTTACTGGAACATCAAAAAACTCTGCTATAACTATTGGTGATAGATTGATGCTCTATCCTCAAATGAAAGAAGTAGTTGTAAAGGGAATTGAAAATCATAATAATAAAGTTACAACTCTTGAGGCTGGAAATCGTTGTGCTTTAAACATAAATGGAGTAGATGCAAAAGAGATACATAGAGGTAATATTCTTGCTGAAAAAGATTCTCTTTTTATCTCCGATAGAATAGATTGTAGTTTTTTTCTTCTTTCAAATAGTAATTCACTAAAAAATAATCAAAGAATTCACCTAAATATTGGAACTACAGAAGTTATTGGAAGAATTAAAATTTTTAGTAGTGATATTGTCTTACCAAATGAAACTTCCTTTATTCAAATTGAACTTGAAAAACCTTTAGTTTGTAATAAAGGAGATAGAGGTCTAATCAGAAATTTTTCACCAGTTATCACTATTGGGGGAATAGAGATATTAAATCCTCTAGGTAAAAAAGTTAAAAGAAAAGATTGTAACTACTTAGAGAATTTAAAAAGTCTAAATTCCAATAAAAAAGATGAACAGATAGAGAGTATAGTAAAAAATAGCGATGAGTTATTCTTAACTATTGAAAAAATATCACTACTTTTAGGAGAAAAAATAATTTCTCCTTTAAATATAGAAAACATTATAAAAGTAGATGAAAATTATTATATACATATTGGTAATTTAATTATTTTAAAAAATAGAGTTTTAAAAGATTTAAAAATATACCACAAAAAAAACAGATTATCTTTAGGTATAAATACTGCTGAGATAAAAAGTAGATATTTTAAAGATATTTCAAGTAATCTTTATCAAAACTTTCTTAAATTACTAATTGAAGAAAATCTTATAAAGATAGATAAAAATTTTATATCACTTTTAGAGTTTCAACCTAAATTAAATAAAGAAGAGAAAAAATTAAAAGATCAAATTTTCTCTATTTACAAAAATTTAGGATTTAAACCAGAAAATATAAATAAAGTTGCTGAAAATTTTAATAACTTAGAAGAATTTAAAACTGTTCATCAATTTATGGCAGATAATAATTTTATTATTTATCTTGGAGAGGAAACATATATATTAAAAGGCTTTTTCTTAGAAGCTAAGAAGATTTTAATATCATATCTGCAAAAAAATCAAAAAATAACTTTAGGAGATTTTTCAAAGCTCTTAAATAGCAATAGAAAAACTTCTCTTTTACTATTAGAGAAATTTGATGAAGAAAAGATCACAAAAAGAATTGATAACTATAGAATATTACTTTCAAAAGGAGATGGTTTTAATGATTAAAGTAAATGCTATTGGACAAACTTGCCCTATCCCTATTATAATGACAAAAAATGCTCTTAAAGAGATTGAAGAAGGGCAAGTAGAGGTTTCTGTTGATAATAAAATTTCATTGGAAAACTTACAAAAAATGTCAAGAGAGATGGGATATGATTATACTGTTGCTGAAACAGGAGATATATTTAAAATAGTAATTAACAAGATAAAAGAGGATTTACAAGAGTTTGATGAAAAGGAAAATACAGTTGTAGTTATAGACTCTCTTTTTATGGGAAAAGGAGATCCTGAACTTGGTAAAATTTTAATGAAAGGATTTATCTATACTCTTTCTGAAATGGAAAATCTACCTAAAACTATTATTTTCTATAATGAAGGAGTTAAGTTAGCTATTGAATCTTCTGAAAACTTCAATGATTTAAAAAATCTTGAGGCTCATGGAGTTGAAATTCTTTCTTGTGGTACTTGTGCTAATTTCTATGGTGTAACTGAACAAATAAAAGTAGGAAATATCACAAATATGTATACAATAGTTGAAAGACAGCTAAATGCTAAAAGGGTAATAAAACCATGATAAAAAAAGAAGAGTTTTTACTTTTAGCTGCTGAATCAACTCATCTTGTTATAAAAAATGAAAAACTATTAAAGGAAGCTGGTATTGATTGTAGAATAATCCCATTACCTTCACAGATAAAAGCAAGTTGTGGACTTTCTATAAGAACAGATTTAAAAGATATTGAAAAAATAAAAGAAATTCTATATAATAATGAAATGGAACTTTATCTGATAAAAAAATCAGGTTTAAAAAAAGAGATAGAAAAATTATCTTAATGGAAGTGGATGGGAACTGGTGTTTTCAGCAGTCTTCAAAACTGTATGGCGATGAAAATCGTTGGTAGGTTCGATTCCTACACGCTTCCGCCAATAAAAAAATATAGCTGTTATATCTTGAATTTTTCAATTTATAACAGCTTTTTCTTTATCAAAGAGTATTATTTTATAAAACCTATTCTCTTGTTTTTTTAGAAAAACAATGTTAAACTTATATATGAATATAGATAATTTAAGAGGTGGCTATGTTAGATAAGATTATTATAAAAGGAGCAAGGGAACACAATTTAAAAAATATAGACGTTGAGATACCTAAAAATAAATTTATAGTTATTACTGGAGTTAGTGGGAGTGGAAAATCTTCTCTAGCTTTTGATACTATCTATTCAGAAGGACAAAGAAGATATGTTGAAAGTCTTTCAGCCTATGCAAGACAATTTATTGGTCAAATGACAAAACCTGATGTTGATAGTATTGAAGGGTTAGCCCCTGCAATCTCAATAGAGCAAAAAACTACAAATAGAAACCCGCGTTCTACTGTTGGAACTATTACTGAAGTTTATGATTATATGAGACTTCTATTTGCTCATATTGGAACTGCTCATTGCCCTGTATGTGGTAGAAAAGTTGAGAAACAAAGTACAGAGGAGATTGTAAGTGGAGCAATAGAGAGATTTGAAGAGGGAGCAAAGATGATAGTTCTTGCACCTCTAGTAAAAGAGAAAAAAGGAACTCATAAAAACCTATTTTTAAATCTGCAAAAAAAGGGATTTGTTAGAGTTAGAGTAAATGGAGAAATTCTTTATTTAGAAGATGAAATTGAATTGGATAAAAATAAAAAGCATGATATAGCTGTTGTTGTTGATAGGTTAATATTAAAAAAAGAGGATAAAGATTTTGAAAGTAGATTGACTCAATCTGTGGAATCTGCAACAGAATTAGCTAATGGAAAAGTTCTATTAAATGTAAATGGAGAGGATTTTCTATATAGTGAAAATTTTGCTTGTCCAGAACATGAAGAGGTAAATATTCCTGATCTGAACCCTAGACTTTTCTCTTTCAATGCCCCTTTTGGAGCTTGTCCAGAGTGCAAAGGGATAGGAAAAAAACTTGAGATTGATGAGAATAAACTTATTGAAAATGAGGAACTCTCTATTGCTGATGGTGGTTTGTATATCCCAGGAGCTAGTTCAAGAAAAGGTTATACATGGGAAATATTTAAAACTATGGCTAAACACTTTAAAATAGATATTAATAAACCTGTAAAAGATC
This portion of the uncultured Fusobacterium sp. genome encodes:
- a CDS encoding DUF3343 domain-containing protein → MIKKEEFLLLAAESTHLVIKNEKLLKEAGIDCRIIPLPSQIKASCGLSIRTDLKDIEKIKEILYNNEMELYLIKKSGLKKEIEKLS
- the selB gene encoding selenocysteine-specific translation elongation factor, which produces MRDIIIGTAGHIDHGKTTLVEFLTGKNTDTLPEEKKRGLTIDIGFSYLQLGNNRVGIIDVPGHEKFIKNMAAGTSSIDYVILTIACDDGIMPQTIEHLNIASILGVKNGIVVLTKRDLIDQERLINLKKEVAEFLKGSFLENSQIIEVSFKDPSSFENLRNILSQEIKNIKIDLDKNRKFRLDIDRVFSVKGFGTVVTGTSKNSAITIGDRLMLYPQMKEVVVKGIENHNNKVTTLEAGNRCALNINGVDAKEIHRGNILAEKDSLFISDRIDCSFFLLSNSNSLKNNQRIHLNIGTTEVIGRIKIFSSDIVLPNETSFIQIELEKPLVCNKGDRGLIRNFSPVITIGGIEILNPLGKKVKRKDCNYLENLKSLNSNKKDEQIESIVKNSDELFLTIEKISLLLGEKIISPLNIENIIKVDENYYIHIGNLIILKNRVLKDLKIYHKKNRLSLGINTAEIKSRYFKDISSNLYQNFLKLLIEENLIKIDKNFISLLEFQPKLNKEEKKLKDQIFSIYKNLGFKPENINKVAENFNNLEEFKTVHQFMADNNFIIYLGEETYILKGFFLEAKKILISYLQKNQKITLGDFSKLLNSNRKTSLLLLEKFDEEKITKRIDNYRILLSKGDGFND
- the selA gene encoding L-seryl-tRNA(Sec) selenium transferase, yielding MKNELFRQLPKVDILMNNALLKDLSLNLDYNSFYEIVTTGIDTFRNEIKNNEINSFTEEEIIHEIILLAKKNEERKFKNVINGTGVILHTNLGRAIFSERVAEKLKKIVTGYSNLEFDLATGGRGSRYQLLEEIICKVTGAEGAMLVNNNAAAVILCLNEFAKNKKTIVSRGELVEIGGSFRIPEIMELSGTILKEVGTTNKTNIRDYERAIEEDTGVLLKVHTSNYKIIGFTDSVSKNEIAQLGKENSIITIDDIGSGVLIDYEKYGLSKEPTVQESLKSGVDIVTFSGDKMLGGAQCGVIVGKKELIERLKKNPFTRAFRVDKMSIAVMEEIFRYYLDEKKAINEIPVLKMLTEKPEKTNIRAEKLRDLLKEKGIETRVIKTEALVGGGAMPDEKIRSYGVAFKNDIHSLEERFRKCETPIIGRTKENMFILDLKAIREEEFQYIVGEAEKIIL
- the selD gene encoding selenide, water dikinase SelD yields the protein MKEKLYLDRCSIGGUASKIGPEVLSDVLSTLPSVEDKNLIVGFDKSDDAAVYKLTDEIAMIQTLDFFTPMVDDPYIFGQIAAANSLSDVYAMGGTPKTAMNIVCFPEKMDINILGEVLRGGAEKVAEAGAVLSGGHSIHDPEIKYGLSVTGIAHPDKILKNHGCQNGDILICTKKLGTGIVTTASKVGLASENAINTSIKNMTTLNKYAGEIIVKYPVTACTDITGFGFLGHAYEMASNSNKTLIFEKDFIPFIEEAKGYAQDFLITTGGQKNRNFVGNNVDFQNVPLWLQEILFDPQTSGGLLFSIPAQYVSDLMREFSSANVDAVIIGSVVEKEKKFIIVR
- the yedF gene encoding sulfurtransferase-like selenium metabolism protein YedF; amino-acid sequence: MIKVNAIGQTCPIPIIMTKNALKEIEEGQVEVSVDNKISLENLQKMSREMGYDYTVAETGDIFKIVINKIKEDLQEFDEKENTVVVIDSLFMGKGDPELGKILMKGFIYTLSEMENLPKTIIFYNEGVKLAIESSENFNDLKNLEAHGVEILSCGTCANFYGVTEQIKVGNITNMYTIVERQLNAKRVIKP
- a CDS encoding Ppx/GppA phosphatase family protein: MYQGKNIKGIIDIGTNSCRLFIAELENTSEGKKIKRELVKDVEIVKLGEGVNKTHNLNPNAIKRTLDCLKKYKEKASSYGVENIKAFATSAVRDAENREVFLQEVLKLGIKIECISGKTEATLNFLGSSLVFKDRILVVDIGGGSTEFTLGKDKSIDFIQSINIGAVRATEKFFSDNDYSEEKLEKCKVWIRKNLEILKTIKDREFKLIGVAGTATTQISVRDKMEIYDSSKVHMATLTLDELKENLSLFLSKNFEERKNIVGLEEKRADVIIAGTLILLTILEELNQDKIIISESDNLSGAITREEETMSERLEWIMEAYESFRKSSGRRLIAGNIFDYFMQDFRGEMADAYDIATKEEIREDIKTLADIIYQEEDKHKREFLVEILVNLVKMLG